In Biomphalaria glabrata chromosome 11, xgBioGlab47.1, whole genome shotgun sequence, the following proteins share a genomic window:
- the LOC106061911 gene encoding PTB domain-containing engulfment adapter protein 1-like isoform X5, whose amino-acid sequence MIFLGECAVDVPKGTEIVKDAIRKMKFNKHIKRAEGQKPPKVELIISADAVTILEPKQKMILYQYPLHRISYCADDKSDKRMLTFIAKEANGNQHYCYVFHSDKCAEEITLTIGQAFDLAYKRFIETCATDGDIRKQFLMLQKKVQTLQYENETLRKRVEDLEKLKDQSEVEEYKRTNEITDLQSVGLKLRESSTDDDINVKPTGHVTVVGRRLENLVLNSPLTNTRRHASLGSTGQYTPILSPPPSNTRSNRANSLRSSTSSASSTSPTHTSQVNIDPFGMEVFNPRSDPDLADIQAGFSRGLSFGTDDFTLDQLDPLKF is encoded by the exons tTTTTAGGAGAGTGTGCTGTTGATGTCCCCAAAGGAACTGAAATTGTGAAAGATGCTATCAGAAAAATGAAG TTTAACAAACACATCAAAAGAGCAGAGGGTCAGAAGCCCCCTAAAGTAGAACTGATCATATCTGCAGATGCTGTGACCATTCTAGAGCCAAAACAGAAA ATGATCCTGTATCAGTATCCATTGCATCGAATCTCCTACTGTGCAGATGACAAGTCAGACAAGAGAATGTTGACTTTCATTGCTAAAGAGGCCAATGGGAACCAACATTACTGCTATGTTTTTCACAGCGACAAATGT GCAGAAGAAATAACTTTGACCATTGGGCAGGCTTTTGACCTGGCTTACAAACGATTTATTGAGACCTGCGCCACTGACGGGGATATAAGGAAACAGTTTCTGATGCTACAAAAGAAG GTCCAAACTCTACAGTATGAGAATGAAACATTACGCAAACGAGTGGAAGATCTGGAGAAGTTAAAAGACCAGAGTGAGGTGGAGGAGTATAAAAGAACTAATGAG ATCACTGACTTACAGAGTGTTGGTCTGAAGCTGAGGGAAAGTTCTACAGATGATGACATTAATGTTAAG CCTACTGGTCATGTGACAGTAGTTGGCAGGAGGCTAGAGAATCTAGTGCTCAATTCACCTTTAACAAACACAAGAAGACATGCGTCATTAGGGTCAACAGGACAGTATACTCCCATAT TAAGTCCTCCCCCAAGTAACACTAGGTCAAACAGAGCCAACAGTTTGAGATCCTCCACTAGTTCTGCCAGCTCCACCTCAC CTACTCACACAAGTCAAGTAAACATTGATCCATTTGGAATGGAAGTTTTCAACCCAAGATCTGATCCTGACCTTGCAGACATTCAG